In the genome of Meles meles chromosome 2, mMelMel3.1 paternal haplotype, whole genome shotgun sequence, one region contains:
- the STMN4 gene encoding stathmin-4 isoform X5 encodes MTLAAYKEKMKELPLVSLFCSCFLADPLNKSSYKYEADTVDLNWCVISDMEVIELNKCTSGQSFEVILKPPSFDGVPEFNASLPRRRDPSLEEIQKKLEAAEERRKYQEAELLKHLAEKREHEREVIQKAIEENNNFIKMAKEKLAQKMESNKENREAHLAAMLERLQEKEPPAAR; translated from the exons ATGACCCTCGCTG CCTACAAAGAGAAGATGAAGGAGCTTCCACTGGTGTCCTTGTTCTGCTCCTGTTTTCTGGCCGATCCCCTGAATAAATCATCCTATAAATATGAAG CAGATACAGTGGACCTGAACTGGTGTGTAATTTCTGACATGGAAGTCATCGAACTGAACAAATGTACCTCAGGCCAGTCCTTTGAAGTCATCCTGAAGCCACCCTCCTTCGATGGGGTTCCAGAGTTCAATGCCTCCTTACCTAGGCGGCGAGACCCATCCCTGGAAGAGATCCAGAAGAAACTAGAAGCAGCTGAGGAACGAAGGAAG TACCAGGAAGCTGAGCTCCTGAAGCACCTGGCGGAGAAACGAGAACACGAGCGAGAGGTGATCCAAAAAGCCATTGAGGAAAACAACAACTTCATCAAGATGGCTAAGGAAAAACTGGCTCAGAAGATGGAATCGAATAAGGAGAACCGGGAGGCCCACCTTGCTGCCATGTTGGAACGGCTGCAAGAGAAG
- the STMN4 gene encoding stathmin-4 isoform X6, which translates to MTLAAYKEKMKELPLVSLFCSCFLADPLNKSSYKYEDTVDLNWCVISDMEVIELNKCTSGQSFEVILKPPSFDGVPEFNASLPRRRDPSLEEIQKKLEAAEERRKYQEAELLKHLAEKREHEREVIQKAIEENNNFIKMAKEKLAQKMESNKENREAHLAAMLERLQEKEPPAAR; encoded by the exons ATGACCCTCGCTG CCTACAAAGAGAAGATGAAGGAGCTTCCACTGGTGTCCTTGTTCTGCTCCTGTTTTCTGGCCGATCCCCTGAATAAATCATCCTATAAATATGAAG ATACAGTGGACCTGAACTGGTGTGTAATTTCTGACATGGAAGTCATCGAACTGAACAAATGTACCTCAGGCCAGTCCTTTGAAGTCATCCTGAAGCCACCCTCCTTCGATGGGGTTCCAGAGTTCAATGCCTCCTTACCTAGGCGGCGAGACCCATCCCTGGAAGAGATCCAGAAGAAACTAGAAGCAGCTGAGGAACGAAGGAAG TACCAGGAAGCTGAGCTCCTGAAGCACCTGGCGGAGAAACGAGAACACGAGCGAGAGGTGATCCAAAAAGCCATTGAGGAAAACAACAACTTCATCAAGATGGCTAAGGAAAAACTGGCTCAGAAGATGGAATCGAATAAGGAGAACCGGGAGGCCCACCTTGCTGCCATGTTGGAACGGCTGCAAGAGAAG
- the STMN4 gene encoding stathmin-4 isoform X1, which yields MTLAAYKEKMKELPLVSLFCSCFLADPLNKSSYKYEGWCGRQCRRKDQSQRKDSADWRERREQADTVDLNWCVISDMEVIELNKCTSGQSFEVILKPPSFDGVPEFNASLPRRRDPSLEEIQKKLEAAEERRKYQEAELLKHLAEKREHEREVIQKAIEENNNFIKMAKEKLAQKMESNKENREAHLAAMLERLQEKDKHAEEVRKNKELKEEASR from the exons ATGACCCTCGCTG CCTACAAAGAGAAGATGAAGGAGCTTCCACTGGTGTCCTTGTTCTGCTCCTGTTTTCTGGCCGATCCCCTGAATAAATCATCCTATAAATATGAAG GCTGGTGTGGGAGACAGTGTAGGAGGAAAGATCAAAGCCAGCGGAAAGACAGTGCTgactggagagaaagaagagagcagg CAGATACAGTGGACCTGAACTGGTGTGTAATTTCTGACATGGAAGTCATCGAACTGAACAAATGTACCTCAGGCCAGTCCTTTGAAGTCATCCTGAAGCCACCCTCCTTCGATGGGGTTCCAGAGTTCAATGCCTCCTTACCTAGGCGGCGAGACCCATCCCTGGAAGAGATCCAGAAGAAACTAGAAGCAGCTGAGGAACGAAGGAAG TACCAGGAAGCTGAGCTCCTGAAGCACCTGGCGGAGAAACGAGAACACGAGCGAGAGGTGATCCAAAAAGCCATTGAGGAAAACAACAACTTCATCAAGATGGCTAAGGAAAAACTGGCTCAGAAGATGGAATCGAATAAGGAGAACCGGGAGGCCCACCTTGCTGCCATGTTGGAACGGCTGCAAGAGAAG
- the STMN4 gene encoding stathmin-4 isoform X2: MTLAAYKEKMKELPLVSLFCSCFLADPLNKSSYKYEGWCGRQCRRKDQSQRKDSADWRERREQADTVDLNWCVISDMEVIELNKCTSGQSFEVILKPPSFDGVPEFNASLPRRRDPSLEEIQKKLEAAEERRKYQEAELLKHLAEKREHEREVIQKAIEENNNFIKMAKEKLAQKMESNKENREAHLAAMLERLQEKEPPAAR; encoded by the exons ATGACCCTCGCTG CCTACAAAGAGAAGATGAAGGAGCTTCCACTGGTGTCCTTGTTCTGCTCCTGTTTTCTGGCCGATCCCCTGAATAAATCATCCTATAAATATGAAG GCTGGTGTGGGAGACAGTGTAGGAGGAAAGATCAAAGCCAGCGGAAAGACAGTGCTgactggagagaaagaagagagcagg CAGATACAGTGGACCTGAACTGGTGTGTAATTTCTGACATGGAAGTCATCGAACTGAACAAATGTACCTCAGGCCAGTCCTTTGAAGTCATCCTGAAGCCACCCTCCTTCGATGGGGTTCCAGAGTTCAATGCCTCCTTACCTAGGCGGCGAGACCCATCCCTGGAAGAGATCCAGAAGAAACTAGAAGCAGCTGAGGAACGAAGGAAG TACCAGGAAGCTGAGCTCCTGAAGCACCTGGCGGAGAAACGAGAACACGAGCGAGAGGTGATCCAAAAAGCCATTGAGGAAAACAACAACTTCATCAAGATGGCTAAGGAAAAACTGGCTCAGAAGATGGAATCGAATAAGGAGAACCGGGAGGCCCACCTTGCTGCCATGTTGGAACGGCTGCAAGAGAAG